A window from Pseudomonas sp. Tri1 encodes these proteins:
- the clpS gene encoding ATP-dependent Clp protease adapter ClpS, translating to MHAVSQIRLTFNQDRPDLHDDDSAGIAVQEAKPALQAPPMYKVVLFNDDYTPMDFVVEVLEVFFNLNRELATKVMLAVHTEGRAVCGVFTRDIAETKAMQVNQYARESQHPLLCEIEKDG from the coding sequence ATGCATGCAGTCAGCCAGATTCGACTAACATTCAATCAGGATCGCCCGGATCTACACGACGACGATTCCGCAGGCATCGCTGTTCAGGAGGCAAAGCCTGCATTACAGGCGCCACCGATGTACAAGGTGGTTTTGTTCAACGATGACTACACACCGATGGATTTCGTCGTCGAAGTGCTCGAGGTGTTTTTTAACCTGAATCGCGAGCTGGCGACCAAGGTCATGCTGGCCGTCCATACAGAGGGACGGGCAGTATGTGGAGTGTTTACCCGCGACATCGCCGAGACAAAGGCCATGCAGGTCAACCAGTACGCCCGGGAAAGCCAGCATCCGCTACTCTGTGAAATCGAGAAGGACGGTTAA
- the aat gene encoding leucyl/phenylalanyl-tRNA--protein transferase, translated as MLTWLQRNTFDFPPLAKAMREPNGLLAAGGDLSADRLIQAYRHGCFPWFSEGQPILWWSPDPRTVLFPDELHVSRSLGKLLRKRRYEVTFDTDFAAVIKACAEPRDYADGTWITEAMQTAYLELHRRGFAHSVEVWDQGELVGGLYGLAMGQLFFGESMFSRADNASKFGFATLVQHLKAAGFVLIDCQMPTEHLHSLGARSIPRTEFAGYLKAHLDQPNHATWVC; from the coding sequence ATGCTGACCTGGTTACAACGCAATACTTTTGATTTCCCGCCATTGGCAAAAGCCATGCGCGAACCCAACGGGCTATTGGCCGCCGGTGGCGACCTGTCTGCCGACCGACTGATCCAGGCCTATCGCCATGGCTGCTTCCCCTGGTTTTCCGAGGGCCAACCGATTTTGTGGTGGTCCCCAGACCCACGCACCGTGCTGTTTCCCGACGAACTGCATGTGTCCCGCAGCCTGGGCAAGCTTTTACGCAAGCGGCGCTATGAAGTGACCTTCGACACCGACTTTGCGGCGGTCATCAAGGCCTGCGCCGAGCCGCGGGACTATGCCGATGGCACCTGGATCACCGAAGCCATGCAGACCGCTTATCTGGAGCTGCACCGGCGCGGCTTCGCCCATTCGGTAGAGGTCTGGGACCAGGGCGAACTGGTGGGCGGCCTGTACGGCCTGGCCATGGGGCAGCTGTTTTTTGGCGAGTCCATGTTCAGTCGAGCCGACAATGCGTCGAAATTCGGCTTCGCGACGCTGGTCCAACACCTCAAGGCGGCTGGTTTTGTGCTGATCGACTGCCAGATGCCCACCGAGCATCTGCACAGCCTGGGCGCCCGTTCGATTCCACGGACCGAGTTTGCTGGCTATCTCAAGGCCCATCTGGATCAACCCAACCACGCAACCTGGGTTTGCTGA
- the clpA gene encoding ATP-dependent Clp protease ATP-binding subunit ClpA — MLNRELEVTLNLAFKEARSKRHEFMTVEHLLLALLDNEAAATVLRACGANLDKLKHDLQEFIDSTTPLIPVHDEDRETQPTLGFQRVLQRAVFHVQSSGKREVTGANVLVAIFSEQESQAVFLLKQQSVARIDVVNYIAHGISKVPGHGDHSEGEQDMQDDEGGESSSSGNPLDAYASNLNELARQGRIDPLVGREAEVERVAQILARRRKNNPLLVGEAGVGKTAIAEGLAKRIVDNQVPDLLANSVVYSLDLGALLAGTKYRGDFEKRFKALLGELKKRPQAILFIDEIHTIIGAGAASGGVMDASNLLKPLLSSGDIRCIGSTTFQEFRGIFEKDRALARRFQKVDVSEPSVEDTIGILRGLKGRFELHHNIEYSDEALRAAAELASRYINDRHMPDKAIDVIDEAGAYQRLQPVEKRVKRIEVPQVEDIVAKIARIPPKHVTSSDKELLRNLERDLKLTVFGQDAAIDSLSTAIKLSRAGLKSPDKPVGSFLFAGPTGVGKTEAARQLAKAMGIELVRFDMSEYMERHTVSRLIGAPPGYVGFDQGGLLTEAITKQPHCVLLLDEIEKAHPEVFNLLLQVMDHGTLTDNNGRKADFRNVIIIMTTNAGAETAARASIGFTHQDHSSDAMEVIKKSFTPEFRNRLDTIIQFGRLSHEVIKSVVDKFLTELQAQLEDKRVLLEVTDAARSWLAEGGYDVTMGARPMARLIQDKIKRPLAEEILFGELAEHGGVVHIDIKDGELTFDFETTAEMA, encoded by the coding sequence ATGTTAAACCGCGAGCTCGAAGTCACCCTCAATCTTGCCTTCAAGGAGGCTCGTTCGAAGCGTCATGAATTCATGACCGTCGAGCACCTTTTGCTGGCCCTATTGGATAACGAGGCTGCCGCCACCGTTTTGCGTGCCTGCGGCGCGAACCTCGATAAACTCAAGCATGATCTGCAGGAGTTCATCGACTCCACCACGCCGCTGATCCCCGTGCATGACGAGGATCGGGAAACCCAGCCAACCCTGGGCTTCCAGCGTGTCCTGCAGCGTGCTGTCTTTCATGTACAGAGCTCGGGCAAGCGTGAAGTCACCGGCGCCAACGTGCTGGTCGCTATCTTCAGCGAACAGGAAAGCCAGGCGGTTTTCCTGCTCAAGCAGCAGAGCGTTGCGCGCATCGATGTCGTCAACTACATCGCCCATGGCATCTCCAAGGTGCCCGGGCATGGCGATCACTCCGAGGGTGAGCAGGATATGCAGGACGACGAGGGCGGTGAGTCTTCTTCTTCGGGCAATCCACTGGACGCCTATGCCAGCAATCTGAACGAGCTGGCACGCCAGGGACGCATCGATCCACTGGTAGGGCGCGAGGCAGAGGTCGAGCGCGTTGCGCAGATCCTGGCTCGGCGTCGCAAGAACAATCCCCTGCTGGTGGGCGAGGCGGGCGTGGGCAAGACGGCGATTGCCGAAGGCCTGGCCAAACGCATCGTCGACAACCAGGTGCCGGACCTGCTGGCCAACAGCGTGGTCTATTCCCTCGACCTGGGTGCCTTGCTGGCTGGCACCAAGTACCGCGGCGACTTCGAGAAGCGCTTCAAGGCGTTGCTCGGCGAGCTGAAAAAACGTCCGCAAGCGATCCTGTTCATCGATGAAATCCACACCATCATCGGTGCCGGGGCTGCCTCCGGTGGTGTCATGGATGCCTCCAACCTGCTCAAGCCGTTGCTGTCATCGGGTGATATCCGTTGCATCGGTTCGACGACGTTCCAGGAATTTCGCGGGATCTTCGAGAAAGACCGTGCCCTGGCCCGACGCTTCCAGAAGGTCGATGTGTCGGAGCCTTCGGTGGAAGACACCATTGGCATCCTGCGCGGCCTGAAAGGGCGGTTCGAGCTGCACCACAACATCGAATACAGTGATGAAGCCCTGCGTGCAGCAGCGGAACTGGCCTCGCGCTATATCAATGACCGGCACATGCCGGACAAGGCCATCGACGTCATCGACGAGGCGGGTGCCTACCAGCGCCTGCAGCCGGTGGAGAAACGCGTCAAACGCATCGAAGTGCCTCAAGTCGAGGACATCGTGGCGAAAATCGCGCGGATTCCGCCTAAGCACGTCACCAGTTCCGACAAGGAGCTGCTGCGTAACCTGGAGCGTGACCTGAAGCTGACCGTGTTCGGTCAGGATGCAGCCATCGATTCACTGTCGACTGCTATCAAGCTGTCTCGCGCCGGTCTCAAATCGCCAGACAAGCCGGTGGGTTCCTTCCTGTTCGCTGGGCCTACCGGGGTCGGCAAGACCGAGGCGGCGCGGCAACTGGCCAAGGCGATGGGGATCGAGCTGGTTCGCTTCGACATGTCCGAGTACATGGAGCGCCACACCGTGTCGCGTCTGATCGGTGCGCCTCCGGGCTATGTCGGTTTCGACCAGGGCGGCCTGCTGACCGAAGCTATCACCAAGCAGCCACACTGCGTGCTGTTGCTCGATGAGATCGAGAAGGCGCATCCGGAAGTCTTCAACCTGCTGCTGCAGGTCATGGACCACGGTACGCTGACCGACAACAACGGGCGCAAGGCGGACTTCCGCAACGTGATCATCATCATGACCACGAACGCCGGTGCCGAAACCGCCGCGCGCGCTTCGATCGGTTTCACCCATCAGGACCATTCGTCCGATGCGATGGAAGTGATCAAGAAGAGCTTCACGCCTGAGTTCCGCAATCGCCTGGACACCATTATCCAGTTTGGTCGCCTCAGCCATGAGGTCATCAAAAGCGTGGTGGACAAGTTCCTTACCGAACTTCAGGCGCAGCTCGAAGACAAGCGTGTGCTGCTGGAGGTCACCGACGCGGCTCGCAGCTGGCTGGCCGAAGGTGGTTACGATGTGACGATGGGGGCACGACCAATGGCTCGCCTGATCCAGGACAAGATCAAGCGTCCGCTGGCCGAGGAAATCCTCTTTGGCGAATTGGCCGAACATGGCGGTGTGGTCCACATCGACATCAAGGACGGCGAACTGACCTTCGACTTCGAAACCACGGCCGAAATGGCCTGA
- the infA gene encoding translation initiation factor IF-1 — protein sequence MSKEDSFEMEGTVVDTLPNTMFRVELENGHVVTAHISGKMRKNYIRILTGDKVRVELTPYDLSKGRITYRAR from the coding sequence ATGTCGAAAGAAGACAGCTTCGAAATGGAAGGCACTGTCGTCGACACCCTGCCCAACACCATGTTTCGTGTGGAGTTGGAAAATGGGCACGTCGTAACCGCGCATATCTCCGGCAAGATGCGCAAGAACTACATTCGTATTCTTACCGGTGACAAAGTGCGCGTCGAGCTGACGCCCTATGACTTGAGCAAAGGGCGCATCACTTACCGCGCTCGCTAA
- the cspD gene encoding cold shock domain-containing protein CspD has product MNGKVKWFNNAKGFGFIIAAGMDEDLFTHYSAINMDGYKTLKAGQPVKFDVIQGPKGLHAVNIEVLTAEEAPVPVKTRVTENH; this is encoded by the coding sequence ATGAATGGCAAGGTGAAATGGTTCAACAATGCCAAGGGCTTCGGTTTCATTATCGCCGCCGGCATGGATGAAGACCTGTTCACCCATTACTCGGCAATCAACATGGATGGTTATAAAACCCTGAAGGCCGGACAGCCTGTGAAATTCGACGTCATCCAGGGACCCAAGGGCCTGCACGCGGTCAATATCGAGGTGCTCACCGCTGAAGAGGCACCCGTACCTGTCAAGACCAGAGTCACTGAGAACCATTGA
- a CDS encoding arginyltransferase codes for MTELARLKFYATQPHSCSYLPEEQATTLFLDPSQPMDVHVYADLSEMGFRRSGDHLYRPHCQHCNACVPARIPVAQFTPNRQQKRIFKRNADLQVRPAKPQFSEEYFDLYQRYIEQRHADGDMYPPSRDQFSTFLVRDLPFSRFYEFRLEGRLVAIAVTDLLPNGLSAVYTFYEPDEERRSLGRFAILWQINEARRLGLEAVYLGYWIKNCKKMNYKTQYRPIELLINQRWVVLS; via the coding sequence ATGACCGAGTTGGCGCGTTTGAAGTTCTATGCCACTCAGCCTCACTCTTGCAGTTACCTGCCCGAGGAGCAGGCCACCACGCTGTTCCTCGACCCCAGCCAGCCCATGGATGTGCATGTCTATGCAGACCTGTCGGAGATGGGCTTTCGTCGCAGCGGCGATCACCTCTACCGGCCCCATTGCCAACATTGCAATGCGTGCGTTCCGGCGCGCATTCCCGTGGCTCAATTTACCCCCAATCGCCAGCAGAAGCGCATCTTCAAGCGCAACGCCGACCTGCAGGTCCGGCCGGCCAAGCCGCAGTTCAGCGAAGAATATTTCGACCTGTACCAACGCTATATCGAGCAACGCCACGCCGATGGCGATATGTACCCGCCCAGTCGCGATCAGTTTTCGACCTTTCTGGTGCGTGACCTGCCGTTTTCCCGATTCTATGAGTTCCGCCTCGAAGGACGCTTGGTGGCCATCGCCGTCACGGACCTGCTGCCCAATGGCCTTTCAGCGGTGTATACCTTCTATGAACCAGACGAAGAACGGCGCAGCCTGGGGCGTTTTGCCATTCTCTGGCAAATCAACGAAGCCCGGCGCCTGGGGCTGGAAGCGGTATACCTGGGCTACTGGATCAAGAACTGCAAAAAAATGAATTACAAGACCCAATATCGCCCCATTGAACTGCTGATTAATCAGCGATGGGTTGTCCTCAGCTAG
- a CDS encoding DNA translocase FtsK — translation MKKSTAAPKTVVPLWRQQLHYRLKEGALIAIGALCLFLMMALLTYGKDDPGWSHNSKIDDVQNFGGPAGSYSADILFMVLGYFAYIFPLLLAIKAYQIFRQRHEPWQWSGWLFSWRLIGLVFLVLSGAALAHIHFHAPTGLPAGAGGALGESLGDLAKNALNIQGSTLLFIALFLFGLTVFTDLSWFKVMDVTGKITLDLIELIQGAMNRWWAARTERKQLVAQLREVDDRVHDVVAPTTPDKREQAKVKERLIEREQALSKHMSEREKQVPPVITMAPAKPPEQSKRVQKEKQAPLFVDSAVEGTLPPISILDPAEKKQLNYSPESLAAVGHLLEIKLKEFGVEVSVDSIHPGPVITRYEIQPAAGVKVSRIANLAKDLARSLAVTSVRVVEVIPGKTTVGIEIPNEDRQIVRFSEVLSTPEYDNHKSPVTLALGHDIGGKPVITDLAKMPHLLVAGTTGSGKSVGVNAMILSILFKSGPEDAKLIMIDPKMLELSIYEGIPHLLCPVVTDMKDAANALRWSVAEMERRYKLMAKMGVRNLSGFNAKVREAEEAGTPLTDPLYHRENIHDEAPFLHKLPTIVVVVDEFADMMMIVGKKVEELIARIAQKARAAGIHLILATQRPSVDVITGLIKANIPTRMAFQVSSKIDSRTIIDQGGAEQLLGHGDMLYMPPGTSLPIRVHGAFVSDDEVHRVVEAWKLRGAPEYNDDILNGVEEAGSGFEGSSGGGDDDAETDALYDEAVQFVLESRRASISAVQRKLKIGYNRAARMIEAMEMAGVVTAMNTNGSREVLAPGPMRD, via the coding sequence TTGAAGAAATCCACCGCAGCACCTAAAACAGTCGTTCCGCTCTGGCGCCAGCAATTGCACTACCGGCTCAAGGAAGGTGCATTGATCGCCATCGGTGCCTTGTGCCTGTTCCTCATGATGGCCTTGCTGACCTATGGCAAGGACGATCCGGGCTGGAGCCATAACAGCAAGATCGACGATGTGCAGAATTTCGGCGGTCCGGCCGGCTCTTACAGCGCCGACATCCTGTTCATGGTGCTGGGCTATTTCGCCTATATTTTCCCGCTGCTGCTGGCGATCAAGGCTTATCAGATCTTCCGCCAGCGCCACGAGCCATGGCAGTGGAGCGGCTGGCTGTTCTCCTGGCGCCTGATCGGCCTGGTGTTCCTGGTGCTGTCTGGGGCCGCGCTGGCCCATATCCACTTCCACGCGCCCACCGGCCTGCCGGCCGGGGCGGGTGGCGCGCTGGGGGAAAGCCTCGGCGACCTGGCCAAGAACGCCCTGAACATCCAGGGCAGCACGTTGCTGTTCATCGCCCTGTTCCTGTTCGGTCTGACGGTGTTCACCGACCTGTCATGGTTCAAGGTCATGGACGTCACCGGCAAGATCACCCTCGACCTGATCGAACTGATCCAGGGCGCCATGAACCGCTGGTGGGCAGCACGCACCGAGCGCAAGCAACTGGTGGCGCAATTGCGTGAAGTCGACGACCGGGTCCACGACGTAGTGGCCCCGACGACGCCGGACAAACGCGAGCAGGCCAAGGTCAAGGAGCGCCTGATCGAGCGCGAGCAGGCGTTGAGCAAGCACATGTCCGAGCGTGAGAAGCAGGTACCGCCGGTCATTACCATGGCCCCGGCCAAGCCGCCGGAGCAGAGCAAGCGGGTGCAGAAAGAGAAACAGGCGCCGCTGTTCGTCGACAGCGCGGTGGAAGGCACCTTGCCGCCGATCTCGATCCTGGACCCGGCTGAAAAGAAACAGCTCAACTATTCCCCCGAATCCCTGGCGGCTGTCGGCCACTTGCTGGAGATCAAGCTCAAGGAGTTCGGCGTCGAGGTTTCGGTGGATTCGATCCACCCGGGCCCGGTCATCACCCGTTATGAAATCCAGCCGGCCGCCGGCGTGAAGGTCAGTCGCATCGCCAACCTGGCCAAGGACCTGGCGCGTTCCCTGGCCGTGACCAGCGTACGGGTGGTGGAAGTGATTCCCGGCAAGACCACCGTGGGCATCGAGATTCCCAACGAAGACCGGCAGATCGTGCGCTTCTCCGAAGTGCTGTCGACCCCCGAGTACGACAACCACAAATCGCCGGTCACCTTGGCCCTGGGCCACGACATCGGCGGTAAGCCGGTGATCACCGACCTGGCGAAAATGCCCCACTTGCTGGTGGCCGGTACCACCGGTTCCGGTAAGTCGGTGGGTGTGAACGCGATGATCCTGTCGATTCTGTTCAAGTCCGGCCCGGAAGACGCCAAGCTGATCATGATCGACCCGAAAATGCTCGAGCTGTCGATCTACGAAGGTATTCCGCACCTGCTGTGTCCGGTGGTCACCGACATGAAGGACGCCGCCAACGCCCTGCGCTGGAGCGTCGCGGAGATGGAACGCCGCTACAAGCTGATGGCGAAGATGGGCGTGCGTAACCTGTCGGGCTTCAACGCCAAGGTCAGGGAAGCCGAAGAGGCCGGTACGCCGCTGACCGACCCGCTGTATCACCGCGAAAACATCCACGATGAAGCGCCGTTCCTGCACAAGCTGCCGACCATCGTGGTAGTGGTGGACGAATTCGCCGACATGATGATGATCGTCGGCAAGAAGGTCGAAGAGCTGATCGCCCGTATTGCCCAGAAGGCCCGTGCCGCCGGTATCCACTTGATTCTTGCGACCCAGCGGCCGTCGGTGGACGTGATCACCGGCCTGATCAAGGCCAACATCCCGACCCGCATGGCGTTCCAAGTGTCGAGCAAGATCGATTCGCGGACCATCATCGACCAGGGCGGCGCCGAGCAATTGCTCGGTCACGGTGACATGCTCTACATGCCGCCGGGTACCAGCCTGCCGATCCGTGTCCACGGCGCCTTTGTCTCCGATGACGAAGTACACCGCGTGGTGGAGGCCTGGAAGTTGCGTGGCGCCCCTGAGTACAACGACGACATCCTCAACGGTGTCGAAGAAGCCGGCAGTGGCTTCGAAGGCAGCAGCGGCGGCGGTGACGACGATGCTGAAACCGATGCGCTCTATGACGAAGCGGTGCAGTTCGTCCTGGAAAGCCGTCGGGCCTCGATTTCTGCCGTTCAGCGCAAGCTCAAGATCGGCTACAACCGCGCCGCACGCATGATCGAAGCCATGGAGATGGCCGGTGTGGTGACAGCGATGAACACCAACGGTTCGCGCGAAGTGCTGGCGCCGGGCCCGATGCGCGACTAA
- the trxB gene encoding thioredoxin-disulfide reductase, whose translation MSEVKHSRLIILGSGPAGYSAAVYAARANLKPVVITGLQAGGQLTTTVEVDNWPGDVEGLTGPALMERMQRHAERFDTQIVYDHIHTAKLQQRPFVLIGDSGTYTCDALIIATGASAQYLGLPSEETFAGKGVSACATCDGFFYRNQVVAVVGGGNTAVEEALYLSNIAREVHLIHRRDKLRCEKILQDKLFEKATNGNIQLHWKQNLDEVLGDASGVTGARLRHSETGETSTLSLAGVFIAIGHKPNTELFQGQLNMRDGYLLVRGGSEGNATATDIEGVFAAGDVADHVYRQAITSAGAGCMAALDAEKYLDDIPAA comes from the coding sequence ATGAGCGAAGTGAAGCATTCACGCCTGATCATTCTCGGTTCCGGTCCTGCTGGGTATAGCGCCGCTGTCTATGCCGCCCGCGCCAACCTCAAACCCGTTGTCATTACCGGCTTGCAGGCCGGTGGCCAGCTCACCACCACGGTGGAAGTCGATAATTGGCCCGGCGATGTCGAAGGCCTCACCGGCCCGGCACTGATGGAGCGCATGCAGCGGCACGCCGAGCGCTTCGACACTCAGATCGTCTACGACCATATCCACACCGCCAAGTTGCAACAGCGCCCATTCGTGCTCATCGGCGACAGCGGCACCTACACCTGTGACGCGCTGATCATCGCCACCGGCGCTTCGGCCCAGTACCTGGGCCTGCCCTCGGAGGAAACCTTCGCCGGCAAAGGCGTTTCAGCCTGTGCAACCTGCGATGGTTTTTTCTATCGAAACCAGGTGGTGGCCGTGGTCGGCGGCGGTAACACCGCGGTCGAAGAAGCTTTGTACCTGTCGAACATCGCCAGGGAGGTGCACCTGATCCACCGCCGCGACAAGCTGCGCTGCGAGAAAATATTGCAGGATAAACTCTTCGAAAAAGCCACCAACGGCAACATCCAGCTGCACTGGAAGCAGAATCTGGATGAAGTCCTGGGCGACGCCAGCGGCGTGACCGGCGCACGCCTGCGGCACAGCGAGACTGGCGAAACCAGCACCTTATCCCTGGCCGGGGTGTTCATCGCCATTGGTCACAAACCCAACACCGAGCTGTTCCAAGGCCAGTTGAACATGCGCGACGGCTACCTGCTCGTGCGCGGCGGCAGCGAGGGCAACGCCACCGCGACCGATATTGAAGGTGTATTCGCGGCTGGCGATGTAGCCGATCATGTCTACCGCCAAGCCATTACCTCTGCCGGCGCCGGCTGCATGGCGGCACTCGACGCGGAGAAGTATCTCGATGACATCCCTGCCGCTTGA